The genomic segment TGTAATCAATCAGCACAGTTTTCACCAACCACAATCAGGATGTTTTTATTCTGACCATTGCTGATTGCTAACGGGTTTCCAGAAATGCACAGATAGCATTTATAAAGTCGCGAGGCTTTTCAGCATGGACCCAATGACCAGCTTCAGGAATATGCTGAATAATAGAATTTGGAAACAGTCGCTTGATCTCAGGATAATCCTTGGAGCTTTGAAAAGAGTTCAAAGACATAATTAGTAATTAATGGAGAAACCAACAAGAGTCTTGACAACATACATACTCCACACCTGACTCAAAGGTATCCCATCTCCACTACTCTAAAGGTGTAAATATTGACTAAATGTAACCAGTTTAATTATTATTTGATACAACATTCCAACTTGcagttggtggagatgagccatgaTCTCCATGAATGTAGGAGTGGGCTATACAGGCTGGatggcctgctcctatttcttatgttcagtgATCTTTAAAGACAAAAAGAAATGCTTACTCAAATATACTTTCCCATTTTATCCACATGATTCCCTATTCATTAAAAGTCAATCCCAGTGTTAAATATATTTGACCATCTACTGCTTTCTGAAGCAAACCATTTGAAATACTCAGCCCTTTGAAAGAAGAAATTCTTCATCTTGAACCTCGTGATGATACTCTGTCCATTGGTCTTGGATTAATGACAGGAAATATCCCATCATTAACCTGGTCAAACTATCCAAAAACTGTACCCATCTCagtaagatcacctctcattcttctatattccattGAATACAGAGCAACTTGTTCACGCTTTCCTCATAATAAAATTCCTTCACTCCCAGGATTATACCTGTGAACTTACTTAAAGTCCACAGTTATATAGATCATTTACCAAATGTTAGGCAATATAAACTTCTTACCCAATATACAGAGAGTTGGCTCCACCCAGAAAGACCGTAGGGGCAGAAAAAGAAGTGTTGAATTCTGGGAAACCCAGGAGATAATCAATATTGTTTTTTATAGCTTCAAGATTAATCCTCCAAACGTATCGACCATTGCATTCCACCAGATTAGACAAAATAAACGACCGAGTGCGGGCATTCTACAAATGAAAAAGTGTCAGGAAACAGGAGTTAAAAACCGATCTAACAGTTGTCATGGTCCTGATGATGTTGAAGAACTCCAGAacaatgtaaaattatttttgaaatgtcaGTAAAGCATCACACAAAATTGGATTTGTGGCAAGTTCATGATTTGTCCAAAATAACTTGCAGCCATTCACAGGGTGCAATTTCttttctccctcccaccctcctcaaGGCAATAACTCCTTGCAGGATACGTTTCTTCTCCTGATGTGCACTCTACAACCATGCAGCCATTCTTTATACACAAGCTTAATACAACATTCTTTATACAACAAGACTATTGAGTTAGGCAAGTGATCCACAGTTAAGCCCAAGTCAATGTTACACCAAATTCACAAGTtcttaaataaaacatcaactgTTACCTTCTGGGAACAAGTGGGGCAGATAGTCATTCaggtgaaattacaaacataaatagAATGGACTAAAAGAGGCGCAAGCTACCTCCCTAGACACAAGGGAGGTGAATGAATAACCAGCACAGATTTGTTTTGGGGTTGTTTAAATTGAAGCAGCGTACAAGCCTTGGTGATTGATCGGAGTCGGTGATACATATAGTGCCAGCAGCAAATGAAAACAGAAGCTCAAGTGTATGAGCTTCTGGCCCAGTACAGGAGTGGAGagttagaggctttggctcaagaggcttcagtgagcagagacagaGGACATGCCACAGGTAAGATCTTTTCATAATAACCCAGAGTAGGTAGTTGAGATGGCAGCAAGGCCAGTGGTATGCTCTAACTCAGAGATTCCCAAAttctttcagggctgccacccctttggcctccaggccacatcTCAAGCACACCCCCCCTCCCTGCCATACTGGGAGAGGGGGCTAGTGGTGGCACTGAGGGGTGTAGTAGCAGCACTGAGTGGggtgggaaggtggtggtggtggtgctgagtgggggtTTGGCAGTGGCGTTGAGAGGGCGAGAGTGACGCCAATACTCGCGAGAatgctcactactgccaccccGAGTCTGGCCGGAAAATTACTGCACcgacttcattaaactttgcagcagactgaataaAAACAAGATGGAAGGTTCGgaacgccgcccccccccccacccccacttatcCTCACTGCCCCCGACTGCCCCCTTTCCCTACCGCCCCCGACTGCCCCCTTTCCCTACCGCCCCCATGGATCTTTCTCCCACCCACAAGGGGCAGCAGTGCCCACtttgagaaccactactccaaCTGCAGGATGTGGAacaagtgtccctgatgactacacctgcaagaggcgcatccagctgcagctccttatatACTGTGTTacagagctggagctggatgaactccagatcatttgagaGGTAGAGTGGGTTAGACAGAAGCTTTTAGTAGACAGTCACACCCTAAAGGCAAGAGGCAGGTGTTTGGGTCACtgagaggagaggaaaggtgaataGGTTGTCAGTGCCGAGCACCCCTGAGGCCATTCCACTCAACAGTAAGTAtattgttttggatactgttgagaggGACAATGGACGATCTACCAAGGACATCTCACAATGCTAATGGTAAGATCTCTGGCATAGAGTCTGCTCTTCggctcagaaaggaagggggggaaaggagagagctGTGGTGAGGGTTCAGGGAACAGAATAGAGGAGATGGTAGAAAGATTGATGCAATGTACAGTGCACTTGTGTGGGACAACAGGCAGTGGAGAGAACATAAATGTGGTCAGTTAGAAGGTTTAAAATGTGCCTATTTCTATGTAAAGAAAATAAGCTCCAAGAGAAATGAACTTTGAGCATGGATTAGTACGTGGAATTATGATTTTGTGGCTTTTACAGAGACTTGACTGATGCAAAGGCATTAGGATGATACAGGTATTggagtttagatgttttaaaagagataggaTTGGAGgtaaaagatgggggaggggtgttaGCATTACTAATCAGCAATAATATCATTGCTGAAGAAAGGAAGTACTTTATTGAGGGATACCTACCGAGTTACtttgggtggaagtcagaaacaggaagggatcgatcactctattgggagtagtctataggcccccaataACCCTTGGGATACTGAGCAGCAAATAAGAAGGCAGTTTGTTATGGGAGActccaacttcccaaatattgactggcacctccttactgcaagagggatagatggggcagaattttgtCTGGTGGGTCAAAGAAGGCTGCCTGACGCAGTATGTGGATAAGCCgccagaggagaggccatactggatctagaatGGGATAATGGATCTGATCAGGTGGCAggcctctcagtgggggagcattttggtgagagtgaccacaactccctgagctctcGCATAACTATAGGATAAAACCTGACAAAAGGGGAAGTCTTTAATTTGGGAAAGGCTAATTATAATGGGGTGAGGCAGGAACTCGGGAGAAAAAGtacagaaataatgtggaggatgtttaaggACTACTTGCATGGAGCAAGACaggtagttaagaggaagaaggaagcatacacaaGAGTTAGGAACCAAAaggcaggaagggctcatgagagtTGCATGGTAACCAGGAAGAAACTTTAGAAAGGACTTAGGACAGCAAGAAGAGAGCACAAGAAGGCCTTGCTAAGCAGGATTAAGGAAAGCCCTAAGGCATTCGATGCgtttgtgaagaacagaaggatgaagagataaaggataaaggagacaacgTATGTATGGAGGCAGCAGAagtccaaaatgaatactttgcttcagcatTGACCAGAGAGGGGAACCTTGGttaaggtgaggtcagaatattACAAgcaaatgtgctggagcatgttgaggttaagaaagaggaaatgctgggtcttcttaaaaacattaggattgataagtccctgggattGGACGAGATATATCCCGGCACTacaggaagagattgctggggctcctccctggccacagggggagtactggaggattggaaaatggctaaAAAAGTAACAAGGAGAGTCCTAGGAATCATACACTAGTGAGTCTTAAAATCAGTGGTgcgcaaactattggaaaggatattTATGAACAGGATTACGAGCATTTTAGAGAAGTATAGTCTTCTCAGCAATAGACAGTATTGGCTGAGCCCAATttatttttttgaggaagtaacaaaaaaatTAGTGAAGGTGGGTCAGTAGGAAAGTGTTGTATATGGactttagcaaagcatttgacaaggtccccagaAAGgtaattcagaaagtcatgagggatTCCGAATTGGCTTgcttgcagaaagcagagggtagtaataGATGAAACAATTCCGCCTGGAGGTCAGTGCCCAGTAGAGATCAgaagagatctgttctgggaccactgctctttgtgatttttaaagtGACAAAGTAGAGGGAAGGGTCAGacagtatgcagatgatacgaaggtgtagaacaatggttttcaaactctttctttccactcacataccaccttaagtaatccctcactaagcatagagcactgatggcttagggattatttaaggtggcatgtgagtagaaataaaaagttttaaaaccacagGTGTAGAATGTTGTTGCAGGtttcaacaggatatagacatgaTGAAGAGTTTGGTCGAAAAATAGCATAtagaattcaatctggataagtgtgaagtggtgaattttggaaggtcaatcTTGAGAGCAGAGTACATGgctaatggcagaattcttaagaggaaccttagggtccaaatccatagatctcttaaggtcaccacacaggcTGATGGGGTAGTTATGAAGGTTtacgctggccttcattagtcaggggtgATGGGAAAATTGTGTTCAAGAGTCAATGAGGTAATGTTGTGGACTACACTTGGAATAGTGTTCAGTTCCTGTTGCttctttacaggaaggatgtgaaagctatggagagggtgcagaggaggttttcaGAGGAGCGTTTCTCAGGAGGCAAGATTTTCTCTTTggggcaaagaaggatgagaggtgacttaatagaggctaccagattatgagaagcatagacagggtggacagccagcacctctttcccccagggtgagagtagcaaacaccagaggacatctgtacaaggtgagaggaggaaagtttaaggaagatgtCAGGGCTAagtgttttttttccttaaaagtcatgggtgcctggaatacattgccaggggtggtggtgatatCTGAggcaagtaaaatagagggttatgggtgtaaggtaaGGTAGATTGTTGAATAGGTATGTTCGGTCAGAACAATATCGTGGGCCACAGATATGCAAGAAAAATCATCCCACAGTAGTTGAAACATTATAGGAAGAGGGGGGAAGAGTGGCACATCTAATAGAGATGATGTCACATGATTCCAATGATTCAGATTTGATCCCGACACCCCCCACCCACTGTTGCAATCGGAATGAAATCTCCTTGTCCACGTGAGGGTCTCCCTCAAGTCCTTGATTCCTCATGCACCCTAAAGATTTACAGGTTAATTGGGTCTGGGGGAGGGGTGTGATATTAATTAGGACATGGGGAAAATACAATGAGACTAGTgtggggaggaaaaaaaaaaatcactgtagaTGGGTGCTCAATGGCTTGTGCAGACTCAGTGGGAGAAAGGTCAGTTATGTCTGTCATTTTCACCCACCTGGAAAGAAATAGTGCAAAAATAATCCACCTCGGCCAAAGAGATCCATTAGGGGTGAGAATACAAGGAAGAGGACTCTCAGGAAAGCACAATGTTTATTTTGCCAGCAAGTGGTCTTTAGCTATTTAGACGTTGCTTTAAGAAATAAATGCTGATCAACTTTTACCTTGATGTACAATTGAAGCTGCTGCTCAACTTGATTGCGGGCAGTGGACCTTGATAAGTCACTGCCCTCCACTGTTACTGCCTTCATTGCAGCAATGTAGTATAGCACAGGGTTATGCGAGTCTGTCCGATTAGGACTGATGTCCACCACCACAAGCTTTTTAACCAGTCCTGGCTGTGCAGAGACAAGAGAACACCATCAATACCATAAAGATCAACCTCATCTCCAAAGGGAAGCTGGATAAATGGACTGAATGAACCAGTGCCACATTGAaccaaaagaaacaaaaataattgtGATTTAGTTTCTATTTTACCAGTCGCAGGAGCACAGGTATCTTTGTGCTAATGGTATGAGAATCAGTCAGGATTCCTTTTCCCTAATCGTTCAGTGATGGAGGTGTGCAGATATCAGATAGGGATATGATCAGTTTCGGCTGTGATTTTCACGGAACCAGCCTGCTCAATCAGTCTTCAACAGATATCTACACCTTTCTCGATGACAAACCTCCAGTAATCCTTCTTGTCGACTTTCTAATCCAAgagccaattaatctacaaaaatCCAAAACTGACCCAGCTAACATGGCAGAGATTTTGCATCGATCAGAGTACACCCACTTTAAGCCATTGTAACAACTTCCACTCCCAATTTTAAACAAAATCGATGTTATACAGTTCATTAGTTGAATTCCCCACCGCAAATCAAACATACCCTCTGCAGCGCTGTTGTCATTGCAATCTTGCCACCCATACTGTGTCCTATCAGAATACACTCAGGGAAATTCAACTTGTCCAGCATGTTTCGAAGATCAAGGCTCATTGCTTCATAGGTCATCACTGGACTATGTCCACTGTTACCATGGTTACGGCTATCCACTGTCACCACCTGGTTgaacagaaaaatcaaaagaccaTACAAAATGATCTCATCTAACAGTTTTAATtgcaaactacaaaaaaaaagagCCATTGCATGGTTGAATTTAAATTATAGTGGAAAAATTAGTAAAATGAGAGTACTGGACCTCATATTGGCATAACTCACCGTCCTGCCTGTCCGCTGAACTAATGATTTGGCTATAGAGTAGAAGTTTGATTGACTGCCAAAGAGTCCATGGAGAAAGACCAGGGGAGTTTTGGAGTTTCTGCCATTCATCAGATTATAGGCAAGGTCAACGAGTCTACAATACCCAGAACAAACAAATACCCAGATTAATCTCAGAAGAAAATCGATCACTACACAAATCAATTGAGAAGCAACAAAATGAAACAGGAACACTGcaataataatacaaaaaaagctGGTTAGAGGTTTGCTCCAAATTCACAACATAAACTAAGCACTTGGAACTTGTCCTTCCCAGCTCACTGGCTATCCTTTACAAAACAGTCACTTACCAAACCCATCATAATCTCTAAATCCTCCAAATTCATCCTGCTAACCAATGTGAAAACTTGCCACCATGGTAAAGAAGACAGGTCATTCATCCCATCAGGTTCATGCCAGCTCTTGATACAGTCCCTTTTACTTCACCGCAAGAGAATGATTTGGATTTTTTCCATACCTTTTAATTCTTTTACCACTGACGCTAATTAAAAATGGCTAATGAACTAGCCACCTCGTTCCAGGATATGGGAATAGATCAGGACACCCAGGGAATCCTATGCACATAGACAAATACCACCATGTAGATTGATCTCAGGTCAAGATCAAGGGCAGGTCAGTGAAGCTACGGAGTATACAACCATGCTACCCTTAACAACCCACTGACCTGTCCCACCTACTGACCACCCAATCCAATCCACCCTAGCAATCCCACCCAGCAAATCGACCCAACCTACCCACTGACTATTCCTGTGACCTGACCTAACTCACCCACTACCCAACCCACCCACCGACAGTCCCAGCGACCCGGCCCAACCCCACCCACTGACCAACCCCAGCGACCGGGCCCGTCCAGCTCCaacaacccacccccccatccccccgagCCGCCTCCCGGAGTGAAGGCTCCCCGCTGGGACAGACGTGCCTGCGTCTCCTTGCCCTCCGCTGCTCAGAAATTACAGCGTCCGGTTTAGACGGTGGATAAATGAGGTTGATCTTTATGGTATTGATGGTGTTCTCTTGTCTCTGCACAGCCAGGACTGGTTAAAAAGCTTGTGACCTACACCAGAAGCCCATTGAACCTCACCTGCCATTCGCCACCCCACTAACCATCCTGATCTGCGCCGGCGCACAGCAGCCGTCCGGACATCGCCACTTCCAGTAGCTCCTGCTGATGATGTCACCGGCCAGACGACCAATCGCAACTTGCCCCACTTGTTGCCAATTTTCTTGTGATACTTGTTACCTTAAAACCTTCCAGACAGGTTTCATCTGCTCTTTTTTAGTTATTTAAATATAGGATCAATCAAAATCATTGGACTTTTAAAACTATTCTTTATAAAAGTTCTAATTCGTAAGATGGGATGATTGGCCAGAAGTCTGGAACTagacaaaaaaaacaatttaagagGTCATTTTACTTTGCACTGTTCTGGGCAGCCTGTGTCACCCATGGCAGGAAAAATAAGTGAGAACATTTCCAAATTCCCTTCTGAACAATTTGCATCCTCTCTCCTACATTTCCATTCCAATGCTGTGCAAACTATGCACATGAATAATCGAGTAAAATGGGGTTAAGGCCCCAGTTACACGGCAGtgagaaag from the Narcine bancroftii isolate sNarBan1 chromosome 14, sNarBan1.hap1, whole genome shotgun sequence genome contains:
- the abhd11 gene encoding sn-1-specific diacylglycerol lipase ABHD11, yielding MVSGVANGRLVDLAYNLMNGRNSKTPLVFLHGLFGSQSNFYSIAKSLVQRTGRTVVTVDSRNHGNSGHSPVMTYEAMSLDLRNMLDKLNFPECILIGHSMGGKIAMTTALQRPGLVKKLVVVDISPNRTDSHNPVLYYIAAMKAVTVEGSDLSRSTARNQVEQQLQLYIKNARTRSFILSNLVECNGRYVWRINLEAIKNNIDYLLGFPEFNTSFSAPTVFLGGANSLYIGSKDYPEIKRLFPNSIIQHIPEAGHWVHAEKPRDFINAICAFLETR